The genomic window ACCGTACGGGCCCTGGGCCTTGAGACTCTCACCTCGCGCCCGCCCAGAACCACCGGCCTGCTCTCATGGCTATGCCTGGAAGCCTTCCTCCCCGGGTTGTGCTGCCCTTCTTGCCGATCTTCTCCTCCAGCTTCTTCTACCGTGATATGATGGTAAAGAAGCCATGTTTGTTCGGGTGACTTAGACGAGAGGTATTGGTTACTTGCGGATCGTCGAAAGTTACGGGAAGGAAGGGGTAAGCAGGCATCGGGTGCTTCTCAATTTGGGGCGGTGTGACGATCAAGCGGTAGTGGAGACGGTGCGCGAACTGGTTAGGGAGTACCGTCCGTTGGAGAGAGCCTCGGTGGTAATCGGGGAGGTTGAGGAAGCATCTGGTCGCGTGCAGGGGAAGGGGTACTTTCCGGAAGCTACGCGGGTGGAGGTAGGGGTGTCCTTCAGTTGCTGCTAAGGAGATGTATCGCGATGAGACAGGTATGCCGTAATGAAGGCGAAGCGCAGGAAGGAGGAGCCACCGGGTCAGCACTGGGACTGTCTTTATGGTGACACGCAACGACCGCCGCGGCAAGGCCGGGAGGCGGGCTATTTGTGCGGCCCGCCCGGCCTGGCCGCCCCGCGAGAGAAGTGGATCGGTAGAAGCCCGCAGAGGGGGTAGGCTGGGGCTCGCTGGTCGGATTGCACCTTGATAACTCAAAGACAGCGTGGATGTGGCGGCGAGGGGCTTTCATCAAGAAGGCGGCCGGGCCTGCAGGAGGATCGCATCCTGGCGTTGTAATGGAGGGTAGGCTGGTGTGGAGGTGAGTAGGATGGGTTGCAAGGTCATCTACCGACAGCGTATCCGAAGCCAGGCAGCCTCGGTGCAGGCGAAATCCCTTCTTGCGCATATTGCGAGTGAGGTCCGCGCCCGCAGGGAGGTGTCGGGCGATGAGGCGTACCTCATCGCGCTCGACGCGTACCGGTTCCTGCAGAGAGGGCTCCTTCGCCTGGGTCCCGGGCAGGTGGAACTGCCGTGCATAGCCGGGCGGGAAAGCCACATACGCCGCGCGCGCAGGGACCAGCCTGAGAAGCTGGTGAGGGTGTCCATCGTCGCAGACGAGGGCGCAAGCCTTCTCGAGGAGTTCGGCACGCGCGTGATGCAGCAGGCGCGGATAGCCCGGATCATCGAAGAAGCATACGACCAGGACGCGCTTTTCGACGGCGAG from Bacillota bacterium includes these protein-coding regions:
- a CDS encoding DUF1670 domain-containing protein, translating into MEVSRMGCKVIYRQRIRSQAASVQAKSLLAHIASEVRARREVSGDEAYLIALDAYRFLQRGLLRLGPGQVELPCIAGRESHIRRARRDQPEKLVRVSIVADEGASLLEEFGTRVMQQARIARIIEEAYDQDALFDGERLCLLVPLTLTAIRERLKGLWDEGCRPPISGMTWKMREALKAPRAVVAMERYLDGEEGGVAKAPWHKPHALAGVV